The Micromonospora violae DNA segment GCCGCGGCCGTCGCGAAATGACCGGACGACAGAGAGAGTCGAGTCGATGAGCGGGAGCAGGTTGACCCGGCGCCGGGCGATCACCCTGGCCGGCGCCGGCGTGGCCGGGGTCGCCGGCGTGGCGGCCGGCGCCGGGGCGCTGCTGAACGGCGCCCGTGGCCCGGCCGCGGCGAGCGACCACCCGGCCGGGGCGGTGCCGTTCCACGGTGAGCACCAGGCCGGGATCGTCACCCCGGCGCAGGACCGGCTGCACTTCGTGGCCTTCGACGTGATCACGAAGGACCGGGCCCGACTTGTCGAACTGCTCGAAGAGTGGACGGCCGCCGCCGCCCGGATGACCGCCGGGCGCGACGCCGGGGTGCTGGGCGCGGTCGGCGGGGTGCCGGAGGCGCCACCGGACGACACTGGCGAAGCGCTCGGCCTGCCCCCCTCACAGCTCACCCTCACGATCGGCTTCGGGCCGACGCTGTTTCGCGACACCGACGGGCGGGACCGTTTCGGCCTCGCCGACCGGCGGCCCGCCGCCCTGGCCGAGCTGCCGAAGTTCCCCGGCGACGCGTTGCAGCCGCAGCTCTCCGGCGGCGACCTCTGCGTCCAGGCCTGCGCCAACGACCCGCAGGTGGCGGTGCACGCAATCCGCAACCTGGCCCGGCTCGGGATGGGCGTGGTGAGCGTCCGCTGGTCGCAGCTCGGCTTCGGCCGCACCTCGTCGACCTCGCGGGACCAGGCCACCGCGCGCAACCTCTTCGGGTTCAAGGACGGCACGGCCAACCTCAAGGCCGAGGACACCGCCCTGCTGCGTGACCAGCTGTGGGTGCAGCCGGAGGACGGACCAGAATGGATGGTCGGAGGGTCGTACCTGGTCACCCGCAAGATCCGGATGCTGGTGGAGACCTGGGATCGGACCTCCCTCGCCGAGCAGGAGGAGATCGTCGGCCGGACCAAGGGCAGCGGTGCGCCACTGGGTCGCGGCGACGAGTTCGACGAGCCCGACTTCGCCGCCCGGGGCGCGGACGGGAAGCCGGTGATCGCCGAGCACGCCCATGTCGCGCTCGCTCACCCGAGCCGCAACGGCGGTGCCCAACTGCTGCGCCGGGGCTACAACTTCGTCGACGGCTCGGACGGCCTCGGCCGGCTCGACGCGGGCCTCTTCTTCATCGCCTACCAGCGTGATCCACGGCGTCAGTTCGTGCCGATCCAGACCCAGCTGGCGCGGCACGACGTGATGAACGAGTATCTGCGGCACGTCTCCAGCGGGCTGTTCGCCTGCCCGCCCGGGGTGCGCGACGGCGGGGATCACTGGGGGCGTGGGCTGTTCGGTTGACCGTCGTCCGGATGGCGACACCCGGATCGGCCCAACCTGTGGTGGCGCCGGGTGGTGCCAAAGGGGGATCATGGGGCGGCGCGACGCGTTACCGGCGGACGCCGGTCCCACCGAACTGAATGAGGATGCAATATTAATCCCATGAGAGCCCGCGTACTGGTGGTCGACGACGACCCCGCGCTCGCCGAGATGCTCGGCATCGTGCTGCGCAGTGAGGGTTTCCTGCCCTCTTTTGTGGCGGACGGCGAGCGGGCGTTGGCCGCTTTTCGCGACAGTCGTCCCGATATCGTGCTGCTTGACCTGATGCTTCCCGGCATGAGTGGTATCGACGTGGCCCGGTCGATCCGGGCGGAGTCCGGCGTGCCCATCGTCATGCTGACTGCCAAGAGCGACACCGTGGACGTCGTGCTCGGCCTGGAGTCGGGCGCCGACGACTACGTGGTCAAGCCGTTCAAGCCCAAGGAGTTGGTGGCCCGGATGCGGGCCCGGCTGCGTCGAGGTGAGGACGTGGCCCCCGAGATGCTCACCATCGGGCCGCCCGACAACCAGATCACCATCGACGTGCCCGCGCACACGGTGAGCCGCAACGACGAGGAGGTGAAGCTGACTCCGCTGGAGTTCGACCTGCTGGTCGCGCTCGCCCGTAAGCCGCGTCAGGTCTTCACCCGCGAGGTGCTGCTCGAGCAGGTCTGGGGCTACCGGCACGCGGCCGACACCCGGCTGGTCAACGTGCACGTCCAGCGGCTGCGGGCCAAGATCGAGCCGGACCCGGAGCGCCCGGAAATCATCCTCACCGTGCGGGGCGTGGGCTACAAGGCGGGGACCGGATAGCCTGGTCGCACTGTGTCGACCTCGTCGCCCCCACCCTCCCCGAGTACGACTGCCCGCCGGCTCAGCGCCGGCGGGGAGTTCTGGCGTGCGGTGAGCGGCCGGGTCGCCCGGATGGTGGGCCGGGCGCACCAGACCTGGCGCCGCTCGCTCCAGGTCCGGGTGGTGACCATCACGTTGGTCGCGTCCAGCCTGCTGGTCGGTGGATTCGCGTTCCTGATCGCTGACAAGATCACCACCATCCTGCTGGACAGCGCGCGCAGCGACGTCCGGCAGCGGGTGACCAGCGGTGCCAGCTACGCGGCCAAGCAGGTCTCCTTCTACGGGCAGGCGCAGGAGGCGCAGCTTCAGGAGACCATCGACGGCACGGTCAACTACCTGGCCGGCGGCGACCCCCAGCAGACCAGCGGCGTGGTGGTGGCGATCACCGCCGACGACTATCCCACCGACATCCAGACGCGCACCTCCCCGTCCGTGAACGTCCAGCCGCTGATCAGCCCCGAGCTGCGGGCCGCGATCGCCGACGGCAAGGTGGCCAGCCAGATCCGCACCGGGCGGCTCACCGGCGAGACCACCAAATACCTGGTGTACGGCTCGCCGGTGCCCACCCGGTTCGGCCAGATCGAGCTCTACTATCTGGTGCCGCTGGGCCGGCAGGACGTCACCGCCGCCGACGCCCGAGCCACAGTGGTGGCCACCGGGGTCGCGCTGGTGATCCTGCTCGGGTTGCTCGCGGCGCTGGTCACCCGACTGGTGGTCAACCCGGTCCGGGTCGCCGCACGGACCGCCCAGCGGCTCTCCGCGGGCCTGCTCGACCAGCGGATGGTGGTCAACGGCGAGGACGACCTCGCCCTGCTCGCCGCGTCGTTCAACCAGATGGCCACCAACCTGCAACGGCAGATTCTGCGCCTGGAAGAGATGTCCCGCTTGCAGCGCCGCTTCACCTCCGACGTCTCCCACGAGCTGCGTACCCCGCTGACCACGGTCCGGATGGCCGCCGACCTGATCTTCGCCGAGCGCGACGAGTTCGACCCGGCGGTGGCCCGCAGCGCCGAACTGCTCCAGGCCGAGCTGGATCGATTCGAGGAGCTGCTCACCGACCTGCTGGAGATCAGTCGGTTCGACGCGGGTTTCGCCATGCTCGATTCGGAGCCGACCGACCTGGTGCCGGTGGTGCACCGGGTGGTCGACCGGCTGGCTGGCCTGGCCGAGCGGGTGGGCGTACCGATCGAACTCGACCTGCCGGGCACGCCGGTGATCGCCGAGGTCGACCCGCGCCGGGTCGAGCGGGTGCTGCGCAACCTGGTCGGCAACGCCGTCGAACACGGTGAGGCCCGCCCGGTGCTGATCACCCTCGGCATCGACGAGACGGCCGTGGCGATCACCGTCCGCGATCACGGTGTGGGGTTGAAGCCGGGCGAGGAGAAGTTGGTGTTCAACCGGTTCTGGCGGGCGGACCCGTCCCGGGCCCGGCAGACCGGGGGCACCGGGCTGGGCCTGTCGATCAGCCTGGAGGACGCCCGGTTGCACGGCGGCTGGCTGGAGGCGTGGGGCGCACCCGGGCAGGGCGCGCAGTTCCGGCTCACCCTGCCGGCCCGGGCGGGCGATCGGCTGACCACCTCGCCGCTGCGGCTGGTGCCGGCCGACGCCGCGCTGCCCTTCGGCGGCCCCCGCGACAATGGCCCACTGGCCATCGGTCCCGGCACCGGCGGGGCATTGGCGATCGGCCCGGCCCCGGCCGGGGACGGGCAGCGGACGGAGGTGCGCTCGTGAGACGGCCCCCCTTGCTCGGAACCCTCGCCGTGATGGTGCTGCTCGGCGCCGGCTGCGGCATCCCGGCGGCATCCGACGTGCGGGTGGACGGAAAGGGCGGTGCCGCGGCCGAGGCCGGCGTGATCAGCCGGGGCAGCGAGCCACCGACGCGGACGGCCAGCGGCAGCGTCAACGAGGCGTTCGTCCGCAACTTCCTGTCCGCCGCAGCCGGTGAGCCGGATCGGGCGTACGAGCGGGTCAAGGCGTTCATCGCCCCGGAGGACAAGACCCGCCTACAGGAGAAGAAGGGCAGCGAGGTCGCGTTGAACGTGATCCGGCTGCGCTTGGCGGTCTACACCCTCAACAGCGACTCGACCACGACCGTGAAGATCGCCGTGCAGCAGATCGGTGTGCTGCGGGCCAACGGCACCCTGGCTCCGCCCGTGGCGACCGAGACGGAGTACGAGTTCGGTCTGCGCAGCGCGTCGTTCAACGGCGGCGTCAACGATGATCGGGCCGGCCTGTACGTCATCAACCCACCCAACGTGCTGCTGCTCACTGACACCGCCCTTCGCCAGTACTACCAGGACGAGACGGTCTACTTCTGGAGTTCGGACCGCACCCGCCTGGTGCCCGACCAGCGGTACCGGCCGCAGGCGGTGCCGGTCGAGCGACAGGTCAACGAGGTGCTGAAGTGGCTGGTCGGCGGCCCCTCCGAGTGGCTGCGCCCGGCAGTCGTCGGGCTGCCGGACCGCACCGAGTTGATCAACAACGCCACCGGCGGGAACGGTCGGTGGGAGGTCAACCTGGACATGTCCGGTGACGACCAGAACGGGATCGACCAGCTGATCACGCAGATCGCCTGGTCGCTGGGTGATCTGCCCGGCAAGCTGGAGTTGAAGATCCGCAACAACGCGCAACCCGTTGTGGACCTGAGCGAGCGGCGAGCCTCCGCGGTGCTCTACCCGTATGTCGCCAACCCACAGCGGTTCGGCGTGTACGACGGCGCGATCCACCCACTCGACTTCGACGGCGAGCTCAGCGGCACGGTGCCGTTGGCCCCCGAGGTCAACCGCAACGTCGTCTCCGCCGGCCTCGGGCTGGCCAAGGACCGGCGGATCCTCGCCGCGTTGGTGGTCACCGGCAGCAGCAAGAACCGGTACCGACTCGCCGTGGGCGCGGGTGCCGACCCGGTCTCCGTGCTCAGCCGCAGCGGCACCGAGTACTCCTCGATCAGCCGGCCGGTCTGGCTGCGTACCGCCGACTCCCGCCCCGGCCGCGGCCTCGTGGTGGCCGACGGGCGGCTCTACCGGTTCGATGAGCAGGCCCGGATGTTTCCGGTGCCGCTCAACCTGCCCTCCACCGAGGTCACCGCGGTGGCCGCCGCGTTGGACGGCCAGCGGGTCGCGCTGATCGCCGGCGGCCGTCTCTACGTCGCCGCGGTCAACCTCGACGGCAGCGGGGTCTCCATCGGCCCGTCCCGGGAGTTGGTCACCTCGCTGACCCACCCCACGGCGGTCGACTGGGGCAGAGAGGACCAGCTGGTGGTGGCGGGGTCGGTCGGCCAGCCGGCGATCTACGAGATCAGTGTCGACGGCGCCCTGGAGACGCCGCTGAGGACCGACCTCGGCGCCAAGGTCAACCACCTGGCCGCGTACCCGACCAACCGCAGCGTGCGGGCGCCCAGCGGGGCCTACATGTACGAGGCGAACGGTGTGGCCTACCGCAGCAGCCCGTTCGAACGGATCGAGCCCAAGCGGGTACGCGACATCGCCCCGGTGCCGGCCGGCGTGCGCCCGAGTAACCCGTCTGCGCCGTTCTTCCTCTACTGATCCGGTGAGCGGGCTCTGGGCGGATCTCGCCGACCTGGTGCTGCCCGCCGACTGCGCCGGTTGTCGGGAGCGCCGACCCGGCCTACGGCACGGGGTCTGCCCCGCCTGCGTCGCGGCGCTGGACGAATTGCGGCCCCGGGCGGTCCGCCCCAGTCCCGCCCCGCCGGGCCTGCCGTCCTGCGTCGCACTCGGCCCGTACGCGGGTCCGCTGCGTGCGGCGCTGCTGGCGTACAAGGAAGACGGCCGGCACGGGTTGGCCCGCCCGCTCGGCGCCCTGCTGGCCGAGGTCGTCGCGGCCGCCGTCGGCGAGGCGCGTCCGCTGGCGCTGGTTCCGGTCCCGGACACCGCGGCGGCGGCCCGGTCCCGGTACGGGGACCACCTCGACCGGCTGGCCCGGCACTGCGCGGCCCGGCTCAACCGGGGCGGTTGGTCGGTACGGGTGCGCCGCCCGCTGCGGGCGCTGCCCCGGCCCGACTCGCTCACCCTGGACAGTGCCGGGCGGGCGGCGGCGGCCGAGGCGGCCTTCCAGCCCCGCTCGACCGGGCCGAACCGGGGCCGTGGCGCGAGCGCGGCACCGGTCGTGGTGCTGCTCGACGACATCGTCACCACCGGCGTGACCCTCGCCGCCGCGAGCCGGGTGCTGACCACTGCGGGATGGGCGCCGGGTGTTGCCGCGGTGCTCGCGGCGACCGAGAAAAGACGCCAGTTGTAACCGACTGTGTTTCCGTTTCACCCGTTGGTGTATGAGCTGCGAAAAATTCTGGGCCGTCTCGGCAACTTGGGGTGACTGCCGGGCGAACAGGAGTTAGCGTTTCGCTGTCGGGGGTAGGAGGTTCGTTCCACCCGCCCCCGGCGGTGAGAGGAGGCGTAGCCGTACCAACCGGTCGACGCCAGCGGGTCTCCCCAGGGCGCGCGACCGGGCTAACCGGATCGAAGACCGTCCGAAAAAGGGAGGTCACGTGGACATCGTGGTCAAGGGCCGAAACGTCGAAGTGCCGGACCATTACCGGGTGCACGTAGCCGAGAAACTCGCAAAGATCGAACGCTACGATCACAAACTCATTCGTGTCGATGTCGAGCTGTTTCACGAGCGCAATCCGCGCCAGGCCGACCACTGCCAGCGGGTGGAGATCACCTGCGTTTCCCGGGGTCCGGTGATCCGGGCCGAGGCCTGCACAAACGACTTCTACAGCGCGCTCGACGCGGCCATCGCGAAGCTCGACACCCGGCTGCGCCGCGCGGCCGACCGCCGTCGCGTACACCGGGGCCGGCACGCCCCGATCTCCGTCGCCGAGGCCACCGCGGGCCTGCCCGTCGCGGACCTGGTGTCTCCCGCGCTGAGCGCGCCGGGCGACGGCGCCCGCGCCGGCACCGCCATCGCGGAACGGGTCGAAGAGGAGCACGACGACCAGCCGTGGCACATCGCCCGGGAGAAGGTGCACCCGGCGGAGCCGATGACGATCGACGACGCGCTGTTCGAGATGGAACTGGTCGGCCACGACTTCTACCTGTTCCAGGACAAGGAGTCCGGCCGTCCCAGCGTCGTCTACCGACGCCACGCCTACGACTACGGCATCATCTCCCTCGCCACCTGACCGGTAGCCCTCGCATCGATCATGGAGTTGTGGTGGGAACGCCCACCACAACTCCATGATCTGTCAACGGAGGTCGGCGGGGAGCAGCGCGAACGTCAGGTCGTCCAGCCGGACGCCGGCCAGCCCGGGCAGCCGGCCCCGTTGCAGGCCCTCGCGCTGGAACCCGACCCGTTCCAGCACCCGGTGCGACGCGGTGTTCTCCGGCACCGTGCCGGCGGTCAGCCGAGCCACGCCGACCGGCCCGAACGCCCAGTCGACGAGCAGCCGCAGCGCACGGGTGGCGTACCCCCGGCCGCGCCACTCGGGCAGCAGCGCGTAGCCCACCGACGCCTCACCGGCGGCCACATCGGTGTACGACAGCCCGCAACTACCCGCCCGCTCGCCCGTGGCCGCGTCGATGATCAGGAGCCCGGCAAGGTCACCGGTCAGCCAGGCGCTCTCGGCGAGCCGGCAGCGCCGTGCGATGGACTCCCGCGTCGGGGGTACCGGCGGCGCCTGGTTCGCCACCGTCTCCGGCCGGCTGTGCAGCGCGTACATCATCTCCGCGTCGTCCGGGCCGCGCCGACGCAGCGTCACCACCTCGTCGGTGAGCACGCCGTCGGGCAGGTCGGGCAGCAGCCGGGCGGCCGGGCCGGGCGGATCACCGGCGAGTCGTACCCAGGCCAGCAGGTCATGGCGCTCCGCTTTCCGGTCCGCAGTGGCCGATCGGCGCAGCCCTTCGTAGCGGAAGCCGGCGGCGAGCGCGACCCGCTGGCTGGGCGTGTTCTCCGGGTGGGTCAGCAACTCCAGTCGGGCGGTCCCGTTCGCGAGGACGTGATCGCTCAGCGCGCGGGTGCCCGCCGTGGCGACCCCAAGTCCGCGCGCCGCAGGGCGTACCCAATAGCCGATTCCGGCCTGACCTCGGGCGGGCGCCAGATTGTTGAGAGCCACCATGCCCAGCAGTCGGTCCGTGGCTGGGTCCGCGATGGCGTACGCGGCCCCGCCGCCGGTCCAGGCCGCCGGGGCGCCGACGTCGATCCACCAGCGGGCGTCGTTCTCGGTGTACGGCGTCGGCGGGCCTGTCATGAAGCGTTGGCTGACCGGGTCGGCCAACCCGTCGACCACGTCCGCGGTGTCGTCGGCGCGGAACGGGCGCAGCCGCACCCCGTAAGCCTCGATCACCTGCGGGAGGCTCACCGCAGGTCTCCGGCGAGCAGAGCGGCCACCCACGCGTCGGCTCGTTCGCCCCGGTGCTGCACCCCACCGCGGGCGGTTCCCTCGAACGAGAAGCCGGCCTTCTCCGCCACCCGACGGGAGGCGTCGTTGCCGACGTTCGCCTTCCACTCGACCCGGGCCAGGCCCAGCGCGGTGAAACCCCAGGCGCTCAGCGCGAGCAGCGCGGCCGTCATGTAGCCGCGACCACGGGTGTCGGGCGTGGTCATGAACCCCACGTCGGCCAGCAGCGGGTCGGCCGGGGAGAGCCGCAGGTCGATGGTGCCCGCGTAGCTGTCGTCGGGGTCGGCGATCACGAAGCAGGCGGCGTCCCCCCGAGCCCAGGCGTCCCGGCCGTACGACTGGTAGCCCTGCGCGTCGGCGCGGGTGTACGGGTCCGGCACGTTCGTCCAGCGGATGGTCTCCGGGTCCTGGCAGGTCTGCACCACGGCGTCCAGGTCCTGCGCCTCCATGGGCCGCAGCCGCAGCTCGCCCACCTCGGTCGTGGCGAACAGGACGGGCTGCGGGCGGCCGAAGACGGCGGCCCGCCGTGCGACGAGGGTGCCTGGTCCGGCCGGACCGGTCGACCCGGCGGGCGGCACCTCGCCGGGCAACAGCGAGCCGATCCAGCCGTCCGCGCTGCCGGGCGACGCCGGGTTGGCCAGCCGCAACCGGCCGTCGACCCGGAAACCGGCCCGCAGGGCCACCAGCCGGGAGGCGTGATTGCCCACCTCGGCCTGCCAGATGAGCCGACGAAGCCCGAGGCTGTCGAAGGACCAGCGGGCCACCGCCCGGGTGGCCCGGACCATCACGCCCCGACCACGCGCCCAGGGAGCCGTCCAGTAGCCGACCTCACCGGTGCCGTCCTCGTCGATCGAGATCAGCCCGCAGGAACCCAGCAGCTCCCCGGTGCCCGGGTCGCACACCGCGAACGGGGCGCCGGTGCCCTCGGCCCAGGACTTCCGGCTCATCCCGGTGACAAATCCGTGCGCGTGTTCCGGCCGGTATGGGCGCGGTACGGTGGTCCAGCGCTGAATGTCGGGGTCCTGGCAGGCACGGTGTACGGCCTCGGCATCCGCCTCTCGCCAGGGCCGCAGCAGGACGCCGTCCTCGATGATCTCCACGGGCTCCACTCGTGCATCCTGCCGTAGCGTTCGCCTACGGCGTAACCGGATAACGTCTGGGGCGTGTGTAGGACGTGAATTATGTCGGGTTCGGCGGGGTCGGGCACCGCCACCAGTGACCATCGCGCCGATGGAGCGCCTACGATGGTTCGAGACTGTCTAGGGGAGCGTTGATCCGTGTCGATTCTGGAAAAGGTCCTTAACGCGGGCGAGGGCCGAATGGTGCGCCGGCTCAAGGCCATCGCCGCCGCCGTTAGCTCGATCGAGGACGACTACGTCAACCTCACCGACGAGGAACTGGCGGGCATGACCGAACAGTTCCGGGAGCGGCTCGACGAGGGCGAAACCCTCGATGATCTGCTGCCGGAGGCGTTCGCGGTGGCCCGCGAGGCGGCGGCCCGCGTGCTGGGCCAGCGCCCGTACGACGTCCAGGTGATGGGCGGCGCGGCGCTGCACTTCGGCAACATCGCCGAGATGAAGACCGGTGAGGGCAAGACGCTGACCTCGGTCATGGCCGTCTACCTCAACGCGCTCTCCGGCAAGGGCGTCCACGTGATCACGGTCAACGACTACCTCGCCCAACGTGACGCGGCGTGGATGGGCCGGGTGCACCAGTTCCTCGGGCTGACCGTCGGCGTGGTGCTGCCCAACCGGCCGGCCAGCGAGCACAAGGCCGCCTACGAGTGCGACATCACCTACGGCACCAACAACGAGTTCGGCTTCGACTACCTGCGCGACAACATGGCGTGGTCGAAGGACGAGCTGGTGCAGCGTGGGCACAACTTCGCGGTGGTCGACGAGGTCGACTCCATCCTGATCGACGAGGCCCGCACCCCGCTGATCATCTCCGGCCCGGCCGAGCACTCCGCCCGCTGGTACGGCGAGTTCGCCGGCGTGGTGGCCCGGCTCCAGCCCGGCACCGACGGCGAGGGCGACTACGAGGTCGACCACTCCAAGCGCACCATCGCGGTGACCGAGCGGGGCGTCGCCAAGGTCGAGGACCGGCTCGGCATCGACAACCTCTACGAGTCGGTGAACACTCCGCTGGTCGGCTACCTCAACAACGCCATCAAGGCCAAGGAGCTCTACAAGCGCGACAAGGACTACATCGTCAGCGACGGCGAGGTCCTGATCGTCGACGAGTTCACCGGTCGCATCCTGCACGGCCGCCGCTACAACGAGGGCATGCACCAGGCGATCGAGGCCAAGGAGGGGGTGGAGATCAAGCAGGAGAACCAGACCCTGGCCACCATCACCCTCCAGAACTACTTCCGCCTCTACGAGAAGCTGTCCGGGATGACCGGTACGGCGCAGACCGAGGCGAGCGAGTTCAACAAGGTCTACAAGGTCGGTGTCGTGACGATCCCGACCCACCGCCCGATGGTTCGCGAGGACCGGCCGGACGTCATCTACAAGACGGAAAAGGCCAAGTTCAACGCCGTCATCGAGGACATCGCCGAGCGGCACCAGATGGGCCAGCCGGTGCTGGTGGGCACCGTGTCGGTGGAAAACTCCGAGATCCTCTCCCAGCTGCTGCGCCGCCGCGGCATCCCGCACAACGTGCTGAACGCCAAGTTCCACGCGCGGGAAGCCGAGATCGTCGCCCAGGCCGGGCGTAAGGGCGCGGTCACCGTGGCGACCAACATGGCCGGCCGCGGCACCGACATCCTGCTCGGCGGCAACGCCGAGTTCCTCGCCGCGAACGAGCTGCGCCAGCGCGGCCTCGACCCGCTGGAGAACGAGGAAGAGTACGCCAAGGCGATGGAGGAGGTCCTGCCCACCTGGAAGCAGGCCTGCGACGCCGAAGCGGACGAGGTCGCCGCCGCCGGTGGCCTCTACGTGCTGGGCACCGAACGGCACGAGTCCCGGCGGATCGACAACCAGCTGCGCGGTCGCGCCGGCCGGCAGGGTGACCCGGGCGAGTCCCGTTTCTACCTGTCCCTGCAGGACGAGCTGATGCGGCGCTTCCGGGCCGGCGCCGTCGAGGCGGTGATGGAGCGCTTCAACATCCCGGAGGACGTGCCCATCGAGTCGAAGATGGTCACCCGGCAGATCAAGAGCGCCCAGGCCCAGATCGAGGGTCAGAACGCCGAGATCCGTAAGAACGTGCTCAAGTACGACGAGGTGCTCAACAAGCAGCGCCAGGTCATCTACGCCGAGCGGCTCCGCGTGCTCAACGGTGAAGACCTCTCCGACCAGGTCCGCAACATGATCGACGACACCGTCGAGGCGTACGTGCGGGGGGCCACCTCCGAAGGCTACGGCGAAGACTGGGACCTTGAGCAGCTCTGGTCCAGCCTCAAGCAGCTCTACCCGGTCGGCGTGACGATCGAGGAGTTGGAGGAGGAGGCCGGCGGCTCCCGGGCCGGCATGGACGCCGACTTCCTGGTCGCCCGGCTCAAGGAGGACGCCAACGCCGCGTACGACCGGCGCGAGGAGCAACTCGGCACCGAGGGCGTACGCCAACTCGAGCGGATGGTGCTGCTCCAGGTCATCGACCGCAAGTGGCGTGAGCACCTCTACGAGATGGACTACCTCCAGGAGGGCATCAACCTCCGGGCGTACGCCCAGCGCGACCCGGTGGTGGAATACCAGCGCGAGGGCTTCGACATGTTCGCCACCATGATGGACGGCATCAAGGAGGAGACCGTCGGTTTCCTCTACAACATTGACGTCCAGGTGACCGAGCCGGAGCCGGAGGCGGGGGCCGACGAGGTCACGCTGCTCGACAAGCCGGTGGAGATCCGGGCCAAGGGCCTCAACCAGGCACCGCAGCGGCAGGGCCTGCAATACTCCGCGCCGACCATCGACGGAGAGTCCAGCCCCGGCGCGATCGCGGTGGAGCAGGCCGAGCAGCAGGCGCCAGCGCTCGGTGTGGGCCGCCCGGCTCCGGGTGCCCCGGCGGCACCGGGGCAGAGCGCGCCGTCCGCCCCGCAGCGGCCGGCGACCGGGCTGCGCGGCCCGGCTGTCGCGTCGGCCGCCCGTCGACCGGCAGCGAACCAGGCGGACGCGAGCAACGGGCCGTCCCGCAACGCGCCGTGCCCGTGCGGCTCGGGCCGCAAGTACAAGCGCTGCCACGGCGCCCCCAACGGCGGCAACTGAGCGACAGCCTCTGAGCGACGGGTCCCGGCCGACCAGGCCGGGGCCCGTCGCTGTCTTCCAGCCCTGCCCGGCGGACAAACCGCCCACCTCGGCGCGTTTCCCGCGGCCCACCCCGATGATCCACTCGCCTTTCAGGAAAGCGGGCCATCCCCGCCGGCCGGACAACCCGGTTTCCTGAAACCCGAGTGGATCACCCTATCCAGCCCGGTGTGGCCCTGCCCGGTCGTTGTCTGGCTCAGTTCGGCGTCGGCCGGTCCGGCCCGGCCTTGGTCCGGTCCGGTTTGGTCCTGGCCCCGGCGTGGTTGCCCCGGCGTGGCCGGGCCGGTGTGGCCCGGCGTGGGCCGCCCCTGGCTCGGCGTGCTCTGGGTGGTTCGGCGTCGGCCGGGCTGGCCCGGCCCGGCGGGTGCTCGCGTTTGCCTGGTCTGGCTCGGGTCGGGGTGCGTGCCCTGGCCTTGTTCGGGGGGTGCTCGCCCTAACCTGGCCTGGCCCGGGTGCTCGCCTCGGGGCCGGCCGGTGTGGGCGGGGTTGGGGATCGACCGGGGTGGTCAGAGCACGTGTAGGGCGGTGCAGAGCCAACGGCCCCGGCGATGCTCAATGCGTAACGCCATTGCCCAGCTTCGGCCGCCCGCGCCGGTGAGGACGGCTGCCGCCTCCACCGCGGTCTCCCGGGGTTCGCAGACTCGCAGGCGTAGCAACCGGACCTGTGGCCGGCCGCTGCGGCGGCGAGATGTCCCGGCCCGGCCGGATGCGCGGGC contains these protein-coding regions:
- a CDS encoding GNAT family N-acetyltransferase; translated protein: MIEAYGVRLRPFRADDTADVVDGLADPVSQRFMTGPPTPYTENDARWWIDVGAPAAWTGGGAAYAIADPATDRLLGMVALNNLAPARGQAGIGYWVRPAARGLGVATAGTRALSDHVLANGTARLELLTHPENTPSQRVALAAGFRYEGLRRSATADRKAERHDLLAWVRLAGDPPGPAARLLPDLPDGVLTDEVVTLRRRGPDDAEMMYALHSRPETVANQAPPVPPTRESIARRCRLAESAWLTGDLAGLLIIDAATGERAGSCGLSYTDVAAGEASVGYALLPEWRGRGYATRALRLLVDWAFGPVGVARLTAGTVPENTASHRVLERVGFQREGLQRGRLPGLAGVRLDDLTFALLPADLR
- a CDS encoding GNAT family N-acetyltransferase, with amino-acid sequence MEPVEIIEDGVLLRPWREADAEAVHRACQDPDIQRWTTVPRPYRPEHAHGFVTGMSRKSWAEGTGAPFAVCDPGTGELLGSCGLISIDEDGTGEVGYWTAPWARGRGVMVRATRAVARWSFDSLGLRRLIWQAEVGNHASRLVALRAGFRVDGRLRLANPASPGSADGWIGSLLPGEVPPAGSTGPAGPGTLVARRAAVFGRPQPVLFATTEVGELRLRPMEAQDLDAVVQTCQDPETIRWTNVPDPYTRADAQGYQSYGRDAWARGDAACFVIADPDDSYAGTIDLRLSPADPLLADVGFMTTPDTRGRGYMTAALLALSAWGFTALGLARVEWKANVGNDASRRVAEKAGFSFEGTARGGVQHRGERADAWVAALLAGDLR
- the secA gene encoding preprotein translocase subunit SecA, which codes for MSILEKVLNAGEGRMVRRLKAIAAAVSSIEDDYVNLTDEELAGMTEQFRERLDEGETLDDLLPEAFAVAREAAARVLGQRPYDVQVMGGAALHFGNIAEMKTGEGKTLTSVMAVYLNALSGKGVHVITVNDYLAQRDAAWMGRVHQFLGLTVGVVLPNRPASEHKAAYECDITYGTNNEFGFDYLRDNMAWSKDELVQRGHNFAVVDEVDSILIDEARTPLIISGPAEHSARWYGEFAGVVARLQPGTDGEGDYEVDHSKRTIAVTERGVAKVEDRLGIDNLYESVNTPLVGYLNNAIKAKELYKRDKDYIVSDGEVLIVDEFTGRILHGRRYNEGMHQAIEAKEGVEIKQENQTLATITLQNYFRLYEKLSGMTGTAQTEASEFNKVYKVGVVTIPTHRPMVREDRPDVIYKTEKAKFNAVIEDIAERHQMGQPVLVGTVSVENSEILSQLLRRRGIPHNVLNAKFHAREAEIVAQAGRKGAVTVATNMAGRGTDILLGGNAEFLAANELRQRGLDPLENEEEYAKAMEEVLPTWKQACDAEADEVAAAGGLYVLGTERHESRRIDNQLRGRAGRQGDPGESRFYLSLQDELMRRFRAGAVEAVMERFNIPEDVPIESKMVTRQIKSAQAQIEGQNAEIRKNVLKYDEVLNKQRQVIYAERLRVLNGEDLSDQVRNMIDDTVEAYVRGATSEGYGEDWDLEQLWSSLKQLYPVGVTIEELEEEAGGSRAGMDADFLVARLKEDANAAYDRREEQLGTEGVRQLERMVLLQVIDRKWREHLYEMDYLQEGINLRAYAQRDPVVEYQREGFDMFATMMDGIKEETVGFLYNIDVQVTEPEPEAGADEVTLLDKPVEIRAKGLNQAPQRQGLQYSAPTIDGESSPGAIAVEQAEQQAPALGVGRPAPGAPAAPGQSAPSAPQRPATGLRGPAVASAARRPAANQADASNGPSRNAPCPCGSGRKYKRCHGAPNGGN